The Babylonia areolata isolate BAREFJ2019XMU chromosome 2, ASM4173473v1, whole genome shotgun sequence genome segment TGGGTGTTAAGTCCACCAAAAAGCCTACAGGATGACCCATTAGGCAAGATCTGCTGCATCACTGGTTGTCGTCTGCTGCCAGCTGGAATCCTAAGGGGTGATCAGCCAGGAAGTTCACTTGTCAGACATTGGGGGACCCTACAATGAATAAGGGTGGATCAGTTCCAgtgctggagagaaagagagagagagagagagagagagagagagagagagagagatggacctAGCTGCTGCAAGTAACTGCATTAACCACAGAACTTGTCCATATAGAGAAAACACACTGGCCATGGATAGCAGCAGTAAGGGAAAATGCATAGTATATGACACACAattgcatacaaaaaaaaaaaaaccaacagaattaCCCTCAGTCTTGTAGCCAGGTCTCGAACCTGCTCCTCTGTGACTTTCCTCTGGTGGACCAGGTCCACTTTGTTGGCACAGAGGATCATGGGATAGGAATCCCTGCACAGCGTAATGCAAGATGAGTGAAGAAGCACAAACTGGATGAACAATGAGTCACGTCATTTCTGTGGAACAACTCTTCAATAATGTTACTACTGCTGGCCTGTCTGGTCCTCTTTCCTGTATGAATTAAAAGCTTTCTTCATGATCATACCTCCTTTTTtcacatctttttcttcttcttattttgtttcattactaTATCTGTATATAATTTTTCATTTCCACACATAATGCTAACCAAACTGAAACACAGAAAGTTACATTTCAGTCCAATTATCTATTCTTAAACTTGCTGTCCATTAAACCCTGTAAAAGACCGTATTCTGattttagaataaaaaaaaacaacaacccaacaccaAACAACATTGTATAAtaacataaagaaacaaaagaattatatatatatatatatagtcaggtGACTTTTTCAAAATGTTCAAAACAGTTCTGCAACATGTGGCTTTCAACTCAAATGAACCCATGCAGCGTTGGGTCAACTAATACAAAAAACATTATCTGGATTCTGTTTCCCATACCAAATGGAACACTGATAATAAAACAGTATAATATTTAATACATAACTCCATCACTGTATCAATCTGATCATGTCATCGAAGTCTGTGTTTGATTTTTCAGTAAGAATATTATATCTACAATTTCATATTAGATTGACCATTCCGTGTCTGAGGatgttcaaataaaaaaaaaaaaagaaaaaaaagagaaaattaatAATTTCAAAACAAATGGCAGCAATCAACAGACAATGCATATTATACTGAGTGCACATGTCATAACACACCGACCTGTCCTTGACTCGTAGTATCTGGGTGTGGAAGTTGACCATGTTTTCGAAGCTCTGGTAGTCAACAACAGAGAAAACTAGCAGAAAACCGTCCCCTTTCCTCATGTACTGTTCTCGCATGGCGCTGAATTCCTCCTGGCCTGCTGTGTCCAGCACTGTCAGTTTCAGATAAAGATATGCtgagtttaaaacaacaacaacaaacatttagtTCATAATAGTTTTAGGTTTAACTCTTGCAACCATTGTTAAGTCAGTGAAACTATAAAACTTCTTTTTCAGCATTCCCAACAAATATAAAACAAGTTACagacaactgactgactgactgactgaaaccatttattgtcagattaactgtttgctgtactgacattttcgcaaccatttgaataaaatattaactgagcaacacaaggaaattctgatttgaggaaggtatgatttaaaaaaaaacaaaaaaaaacacaccaaaaaaaaaaaaaacaaaaaacaaaaaacaaacaaacaaaaaacaacaacaacaacaacaaacaaacaaacaaacatatttaacaaatcaaggtaccaaatttcattaatatcattatctccaaaaaatattctaacgcacacacatactcacatacgtttctcccccaccctctctcaacatacatccatgcatgcacacaaacgcccattataattcccctacctcattcccctgcccactcactcacacacacacacacacacactcacactgtctcccactctttctcatcaaattaaggtttcataatgtaatcaagacgacatattacatgttagggtcgaacagttccactaattagaataatgggaactttgctctacaagtaaatctgacgctatcacccaaaacgaaacactactttggattaaataaaacagagggggacctctgcagcagaagggggatgaaacaaattagaaaaaccgaccaactggatggcttttaattaggtcaactgaggtttttgtcagagaccaaccattttctttgctagggtgaaaaatgctggacatggctaatggaagattaaaggatgtaatcatatcatgaaggggtttgaaatgtaaatgtgtatctggacatttcAGCAAagaatgtgggatgtcaagggtcttaccacaaatacatagtggtgacggtttcaaaaagctgcataaccatgcattagttcttagcctgtgtgtcaagtttcttgtgggaattgatcctggggggttagtgccttttcttgctggaagagagagatcccactagagcttttttgagttttctaaaactgtttctgtctgaaattccagatatatgttgaaagaatagtacaggcttcagaaacagaaataggaatattgtgattgattgaaactgaattgttcgatgccgcttccttggcacaaaaatcggccatttcgttgccacgaagattacaatttccaggaacccacaagagtgaaatgtcggagcctcgcataattaactggtggattaaatacaaaatttcgtacataatatctgctcgtttagatgaagattgattatttaaagccatcaatgctgattttgaatcagatagtataaggatttttgcaggcacaagaggcatataactaaaaaaggtgaaagccatcagaattgcaaacaattcagcagtaaaaattgaacaacctttagttaagtggaatctctttttaatgttaagctcggggattacaaaagcggctccaacttcagagttactactaattgatccatctgtgaaaacacggaggtaatatttgaaacgtgtattaattagttctttggcccgagaggcaataatgagtggactgtcactcttttttaattgcccatatgtaaaaataatatttgcttgctcagtcagccaaggcggatgaaaacaatgcggaattaacagacaacacacacacatgtgcacacacacacacacacacacacacacacacacgtttgtggaCAGACATTAAAGAAAAGGATCAATACAGATATTTAcacccatccacactcacacaagaCTACTGAGACTGAGAGATTGAGTGGGAatataatttataaaaaaaagaaaaaaagaagaaagaacataatTTGGCACAAACCAATAAGAAAAATCCAGTAAATTTACAGTATCAACATCTTTCAAATTTATCAGTTTTAAAAGAACTGCTGAAActaagaactactactaataataatactgatgacaataatgacaatgatatataaaataatacaGGAGATTCATAGTAATTATACAGAGTGGCACATCACACAGTAGAGGCTTTCTGCgctgcacacacaataacaaaacatgTAAGCAACAAGGCGCAATATGTGGTATAACACATAAGTATAACACAATAAGGTCATACATTTGTGGAACTGCTGTCACACTCCCataatcaactctctctctctctttgacacagaGTTCAATGAATgcaaaaccacaaccaccatcacaaccttCAGTCATGTcaggaatgagaaaaaaaaagaagtttgactTCAGTAGTAGCAGTTCTAAGGAATCTCTAACAAGGAATTGAGCTTTTGGTATAAATTTAATGGTGACTGACAGTACAACTGTTGAGCATGAATCTGGAAGTTAAGGGAGTTGACACTGCTTTATCAACTGAcactacagcaacacacacacacacacacagagatatacatatattatgtgcgaaacagctgtcgcttgctgtgcgaACCAGCCTTCCTGTTGGGGGTATTTTGGACCAACATGGGCACAAATGAGAGCTTTttcaaaccaccaccccaccccacccaaaacacaAATAGTTTTAAACCATAATGGTTAACCAagacttttttctgtgtgttctccataacattatgaaaaaacaaagacatctgggcctggatttaatattatatatatatatatatacatatatatatatatctaaaatatatatccacattatatatatatatatatatatacacataaaacacacacacatagaggagagagagagagacagggacagagacacagagagacacacacacagagttataactTCAATAGTTATTGAAATGCCAATTACTAAACTGTCTACTATTAGTATGCACAGTAATAGTACAAATAGTAATACTCTTGGTCTTACCGTCCAAAATACACCACTGGCCGTCAATTTCCACGTACTGAATATAGGAATCTTCAATGGTGGGGTCATAATCCACCACGAACATCTTCTGGAAGAACTGGATGGTGAGAGCCGACTtgcccaccccaccatcccccacaacCACCAGTTTATACGTCGTGGCGTTATCATGCGGAGGTCTTGTGGCCATGTTGACAGCACTTCACAGTTCACGccaacactcgcacgcacacctGTTGAGTTCAGTGTTTACCAGTCTTGGTCAGCAAGACAACGTGTCTGTTTTCAGTTCTGCCAGTTCTGTCCAGCAGTCTGCAGAAGAAATTTAGAAAGGTCGTTCAGTCCAATGTATTGATGTACCGACAAGAATATTAATTTGGATTTCAACTTCAAGGCTTTCTTGGTTTTCTTAATTAAGTCTCTTTCCTGAGACTGCAAGGCACTGTTCTTTGTTCGATGACTAGTCGGGTAGCTGTaagaatcatgcacacacacacacacacacacacgcgcgcgcgcgcacacgcacacaaacacagcggatcacttaaaaaaaattgtagaaatATTTTTTACAGCACGAAGTGCAGTGTGTTGACCAGGAAGCACGCATCGGCCTTCACACCTGTTAGAGTTCCGCTTCCGGACGATAAAAAAACATGTTCGTTGTGCCACCGAGAAATTCAGTGAGCTGTGATGAAAGTATAGTTGTTCTATTTCAGAATTCAGTCTAAATCCCTACATATAACGGCATCAAGATAAAGTCAAACTCTTCAGTGATCCCACAATGATAATATATGGGAataaaacaatgaca includes the following:
- the LOC143297625 gene encoding ras-related protein M-Ras-like, which produces MATRPPHDNATTYKLVVVGDGGVGKSALTIQFFQKMFVVDYDPTIEDSYIQYVEIDGQWCILDVLDTAGQEEFSAMREQYMRKGDGFLLVFSVVDYQSFENMVNFHTQILRVKDRDSYPMILCANKVDLVHQRKVTEEQVRDLATRLRIPYIETSAKDPPLNVDLAFHQVVRVIRAQPPHLKNQRRKRVGKKKKCTIL